The sequence ACGGCGCTGATGGACGGAGCAATGTTGGATGGAAGCGACAGGATGTTGTAATTGCACCATTATGTCCAAAATAACAAAACGTAAGGGacccacctagtcaggggtgtatttgtacCAATGAGGCGTGATAAGTGCGACACACACAAGTGTTTCTAACTTGGTATCTTctccaagcgcaaggctgtggactggcgaaAAGTCTTCTCGTCAAGCAAAATAAAACTATGTGGTTGGAACTGAATCTATAAAGTTGCATGgcaaagaaatgaagataaaattgtaatgcaagtcccttgagtgctttcaagcaTTTGTACTGTATGATTCATTTcaaaaattgttctgaaaacacaCGCTTTAGGTATTTTCAATCTtcgaaaaatatagtttaaaactgaCACAACTACACGTTCACCCCCACAGTATTCTTACatgcttttagtaaacagacccCGCTGAAGCTCTCcaaccgtgtgtgtgcccgggtggacaGGGGCCTAACAGCCCGGCCCTCTGCAACACTGGTCCACTGGGCGCTCGGTGCTTGGAACATGCCAAACACTGAGTGAGAACCATCGCCCGAGCAGTTTGCTTGTAACGTGAGCAACAAGTCACCCTCCCGCTCATTTGAAATAATGGTACCCATTTTTACATAGCTTACCACTATGGAGATTTATTCATGTGCACTTTGTTTTCAACAGACACACACCACAATATAATTTACGAgagattatttttacatattttttaataacattttggtTTAATCACAGCAACAATATATTAATTGACTTTTTAAACATCTAAGtcgcttaaaataatttttacaacacaGAAAAATTGCACAGCAATAAGTCAATTAGCGCTCTAATgtccaaataaaattacaataacattatATTTTGCCGATATATAATATCGGTATCACGTACATTAAACTATTAAGAATGGTAGATTCACTTACAGACTGTTATACCTGAGAAATCAACTACTAAATCTATTGAAAACATAAAATCTCTAAATAGCGCACGAGAACTAAACATCAATTAGCACCAGCTGTTTCCATCACTTGCAGACACATaccattaaaacattttacagcAATGACAAATTTTTCATCATAAATATTAAAGCtctaatttaaagaaatataatacttaaataaatagGTATTATATTCTATCAATTAATAACCCATTTGTAAAATTAAGTAAACAAAATGAAACAATGAGTTGGTTCATACATTTTCACTAAAAATATGAAATGACCAGCTATGTGTAGACCTACATGTAattaacaagtaaaataaaattgaaaaaatctaCTGGAAAAATACCATAACATTGCTCATTAATAGCAAAGAAGAAATACAAACTactcttaaaaattatttctttaaaatattaatggccaTAATTAATgaagaataaataacataatcaattaatgacaaaaaaaggAATAAATGAATGATCAAACAAACATATGTACAGTATATCTGCACTAACAATGGAATATTATTACTTCCcagtgataaaaataaatactgtactTACTTTCTCTGAGTATTGGATACTTAGATTCCAGCAACAATTGCTACAAAAACTATATTGTAAATACGTTGTAGTTAGCAGTACTCTCCAGCAGCATGCGTATATGTTGCTCCTCCATGAACGACACAGACGTACAGTGATTCTACTCATACGTCAATGTACACAAGTCTTACACCATCCACAATTTTACTGCAACACTTGCGCTCCGTGGGACAAGCACAGGATCGGCAAGATCGACAAGACAGACGGCAGTTACCACGGCACCTTTCGGGCACGCGTCACTGCTTCTTGAAGCTCTTGATGATGGGGAACATCGTGTCAATGGCTTCATTGAGCTCCTTGCGTGTCTTCGCACCTGCAACCAATCGCGCAATCAGGTTCCCCCGTGCGCActgatgaaaaatgttttttttgaacCTTTATCGGAACCCACGGACTTTGCAAGCCACTTCCTGGCTAAGAGCAGGGGAAACTTGAATCTGTATGTATTACTAAAAACACAAAGGGTTGTAATTAAGGGGCTCTGTCTGCTGTGGCATGTGAGTTGACAAACAAATTGTGACAAACAAATTGTGACAAGTgtcaaaattatttacttttaataacTTTACACTGATTACACATCAGAGAACAATATATTAGAAGCACatgaacttaaaattttaaagaattcctcagttaaaataacatatgtacagtattttatcgcataatggtcgcacgaGCGtagtaatcgtcgcaaccattttttaggctgtcaaaattgggataaaaaaacttctcgcgtaaacattccatgatgtttttggtcccgctagtagatgccgagcgctttgtgtaggtatctattccgtataaaacaatgtattttaaagtagaaatctaatatttattcggtcattaccacttctTCCTTtataaattaactgaaaaatacgaagttgtttgacgtgtaaattttcttataaagactttttaaacgttatttcctttatctgatcgtctgcgtcgccgcggtgtaggtacaatctaaaatttaatttcggtcattaccacttatttatttaattaacggaaatacgaagttgtttgacatgtaaattttcttataaagacatttttaaatgttatttcctttatctgattgtctgcgttgccacggtgtaccgcttataaaaatgtagccagcgcatcattcatgtttggttatgttgtttcccgtatagagcgcgcgcacgtagtcgaatatcgatatctcgccgagtgcatacaacgcgcgctctctgtcaggtgccgagttaactacatttgatagcccacattctttcgtggtaagtgtgtactacgacacattagttcacgtcagattcaagtggcttgcgttcgcgttagagttttggtttttctatttaaagttgaagaaaggtttttgtttaaggaattattaatatagattgtttggcgtgctcttgtatactccacctttttttaaataaacgtactttccatgaacgggttttgtttttatgaataaatttacctaacaaaatttttttttccagcatattcgtcacacccctacttttcaaacttgattttagaataaaatgtgcgacgattatacgagaaaacacggtagttTCAGATTCCTATGAGATTTTTACATGTTAtcattagtggtgcaccgatatgactttaccgattaccgattcgattaccgattatgagagtaataatcggcagataccgattcagttaccgattataatgaacaaatttttttaagtgtaataatgcacacaaaaatttttattcccatgtgaatttaataacaagattaggtaaaattgagaataggccatacagttataataacagtataaaaatatataatatacactattaagtcattgcaaagtttaaattaaattaatttctatttatatttgttactgtaaacaacttgaactacagtctaataattgtaatttacaatgggtaaggttttgttgcggaaaactagcattattatcaactatcacataaggttgcatgtCTTCACAAATCATTTCAGCTATAAACTGTGTCAGTTCTAATGCTCTTGGGTCATTCACATCATAcagtattttcttttccatgatgtatgttatttttgtttaagcCAATTTCATTACTTTTCTTGGAACCCCATCTGTATCACAATTCACAATCATCTATGGTTACATTAGCACACTTCTCCGCTAATTTGTCAGGATGCATTTGCTTGACGTGGTTCCATAGGTTAATAGTAGTATATCCCTGCTGATTGGTCAgtccactaccaccaccaccaccaccacgagaaattaccgtttaacaatgtaaacatgttgctttatttttttcacttgagtttatagaaaaatgtttccacacttcactttttttctccctactcgccatctcactataattatataaaaatgacacaaaaccaattctagcacatgtaatttttagtgatgcaccgataaggctttaccgattaccgaaacGATACAGATAACCAACATAAATATCGGCCGATACCGATACAAACCGATTACcgattattttatcacattttcattttccaacagctaaattaaacaaataataatatatcaagCAATACTAAGAATTAACATATCTTCAGAGGCGCCATTGTTTAAAACAGTCTCGTTTTAAGAAATACGCATTcgcaataataaacatttacgtTTAAAAACACAACACCTTCGGAATACTTCCATAGATTATATGATGTCAACAAAGACGTCAATAACAGGAAAGTTAGCCAACACTGAAGTTCGCAAACATTTGGTGCTAAAGCAACCGCTCTCTCCTTTCAGACGTTTTCATTATTTCTCACTATGATTGCTAGCGCTGCTAAACCTGATCGTAATCGTAACCACTTTAATGCTGTCTTATTCTAAAGTTGGCAGTACAACTTTGATCTGTATGCAGGTATCTATGGTTCTTAGTTgcgtgtttacaaaataaatagcgGCGGGAatgaatactaaattaaaatagtgagtgtgcgcctaatttttttaatttaaaatctggCGTAAGATATGCGGCGAAATATGTCTACGAAATCTGACGAGAAAATAAGGGATGCGTAAAATGCAACTTACATCGGTATCGGTATTTAAATAATCGGTGATAACGATTAatcggtaaaatgtaattatcggcGATTATCGTTAATCGGTATCGGAATCGGTGCATCACTAGTTATCATTACTAAGCACCCAAAAAAAGGGGGGATATTTTCAAGTGTGTGTTAATGTTTTCACTGTACAGATTATTTTCAAACCTACTCAGTCACAGCGCTCCACACGTCATCTTGACAAACCCAGACGCACGACACCAATCCGTGGTCCATGCAGACAACGTCAGCTTCTCCCCGGGCTGCGAGGCCGTGCACTGACCTGTGAGTACGACCTTGCCGTTCACGAATATCAGCAGAACCACACGAGGCTTCACCAGCCGGTACACGAGCCCAGGAAACAGCTCCGGCTCGAAGCTGGAACACGCACGACCTCCGGCCTTCAGCACGCTAATGCGAGCCAGCCAACACAGCTGTTGGGACACGCAGATCACATGTGGATCAcaaatggacgtagttatgcaaaaaggaaccaacccacaattttattatattttatttgaaaataaattaaaatagtacaaggttgatcataccgtcgttgctattattatatcagtttttatactagaccattaaaattatacccacattatattatcaataggagaattacaatttatgattaactttaacttcaaaatactcagaataggtttcatgtgggttggttcctttttgcataactacgtccaaataTCCTTAAAACTAAATTAATGTCATCATTAATTTATCAAGACATTATTCAAATgtcttaaaacttaaaaatatgtatgttgcTCTTTTAAAAAGTTTTGCTTCTTTACAGGTGTATTATGCATGTTTCCAAACATCACAGTAAACCAGAACTAAATGGTTTCATTTTactcaattattaaaaataattaatatttcattaaaacaagATATAGGTAATTTTTTGAGTAGGGGACTAgttaacctaaattaacctaactCTAGTGCAACATAGTACTTCAAAAATAAAGTGTGCTGTTGGCTGTGGAaacgtataaaatatttaaaaaaaatcttacatgTAAATTGATtcttattcaaataaatataaaactagGGATAGGCTAGTGGATTCTTTGGTGCTTCGATTCCACCAATTTTACCTGGAATCAGAACTGTTGCTTCTCAAACTGTAAGGAGGAAGTGTACCAGATAAAGAGTTGTATCATTGTATTTCGAATGGTAAGAACTGTTGATAATTTGGATGTAAAATAGATTCACATAAATTGATTCTCATCACAATTGCGTATTTTTCGACCAGTAAGCAGACAATGTTTACACAACTCGCCTAGCACTAATAGGTATACTAAGAACATgacaaattattttaagtttaaatcacAACCACAATGCCCTATATTTATCCATAACACTGTACTAACAAAAGATAGATTTCTGTAAGGGTTTTAAATCATTTtaggccaaaaaaaattgtttgaactcTTAAATGtaaatggtgaaataaatatgttttatcagTCTATTAATAGAGTCAGTTAAGTATGTAATAATCTAATAAACAATTTGTGAtaggaaataaatttacttacatTTCCTCATGCAAAAGCATAACATAACATTATTGACACCCAAGAGAAGATAAACATCTCAACTTGACCATCACGCAAAGAAATAAGTATAACTATTCTGAACACATTTTTATCAAATTCCTTTTTTCAAAACTACAAATATTTTCCACTGTAGTTGCTCGTCTGTACGaactaaaatataaaagaaaattgtgGTAATTTTGACGTCATTTATACCATAAAATTGGTGGGAAGCTGCACAcaaaattcaatcaataaaaaatttaaaaaaaaaattattaggtaaaAATAACATCTTGTAAACAACATCTAAATAAGTTCAGTGTCCTTTGTAGTTATTTAAAATCATACTCACTGTTCATCTAAACCTAAATCCTCCCGTAAATTAACAACATCGCCATCTCAACAATTCAAATGCGCAAGGACAATTTATTAAGGTATTCAATTTTTTGGTACTCAGCTActaattttcaatatggctgtgGTTGTTAAATGTTAGTTTGCAATGAAATTCTAGTATCATCAAAATTCTGGGTTTGAAATAACCTGTAAAACTAGCAGATACATTGTCTGCAAGAGTGATGAAATTCCCAGCGACAACAAGTAATTCAAACATAATTCCAGGTGTTTTGCCAGATGATGAAAATTAATGCATATTTCTTGCTTTACCTGAAATTCAAGACTAGTGGTCACCCTACTAATACTacaacaaaatttataattttggccacattttataaataagtaggtgaaatacaattattttataaatttgtctGTGAATACCATTACACATTTGGTACAAATTCTCTTGTTTACTCATAGTttaccattataattattaaagcttgctttaaaatacaaattaattgcCATGATCTGACAGCAAAAAAATCTGTGGTCTATCACACTCAACAAACAAccaaaaaagtatttgaaaaagTAACATTCAtacagggtgtttttttttttttttttaaattcctcaaATACCTGAGGCGATTCTTTGTGATCATCCAAGAGCCGATTAATTATCGGCCAATATCCGATACCAGTATTCTGGTATCAGTTATCGAAACAGCCCTggttaatataaattttactttgaTTCTGttcatttaatgaaaatatgagCTATCCCAAGTTTactcaattgattttttttttgtattttttaacccAGGTTACTGCCTTTCAcagttattaaatgttttaattaataagttattgTGTTGTCTGATATTCAGTACTATGGTTaaatttctgatatttaaataacctatttgcatttctTTTAAGCATTTCTGTATTtgcaatacattttataaacataCTTTATCTTCTTTCATGCTTTTCAAGTTATTCTGACGAGTTGCTAGCTTTGTAATAAATAAGCCCCTAGGCTTTATACTTGTTTGgttgtatatttacatttttatgtgatttaacatgtttttaatatatatggtTTTGGTTTAATTTGCTCGTAAATGGGATGTTAACGTCAATTTCattgattttctttttttgttctcACAATGATTCTTTGTCTAAAAATAAGCTGATGCAATAGTTTGCTCTATTGTTAATGGAGATGAGAGAGAGATCGAAAATTCTATAACTGTGAGAAAAAATGTTGGAGTGTGTGGGGCGGCGTTGCTATGCGCCCGTATTGGCTGGtattttgtaatgaatttttGTGACCGGTTAAAAGTAAGGTCACCAGACCACATGATTTTTCCCTAGTGTAAACTTTCAAAAAAAGCCTTGCTGCGAAGGGTCAGTTATTGTATCATGCTATGGATTTATGAgtgctgtgctgtgattggctagaAAGGTTAACGCACCTGCAACGTCCTTCGGGGGCAGATGCATAGCCTCGTTCCTCAGGCTTTGTTCCAAGGGACCAAGTCCTTCGGCTGTACCGTGAGTTCATGTGCAACCACGGGGCATAAGTGCAAACTGTCTTTTCAATTAATAGTTACCCTTCGGTACCTGCAAAGGTCTACGTATGTGTTTTTTTGAGTAGATGAAGAGGTTACGTGATAAAGGTTGTATactctaaaaatactgtttttttggggtcacaagatggctgccatgatgactgaaatttttttcgagacttaataaAAATACGTTGCTATCAGTTTGGTGTCTGAGAAACATTATTTCCGTAATTTACTTTGGGAATTCTATCATTTTCAGCGCCCAATTCATTTCTTCAAGTGCTGATGaactaccgtgttttctcgtataatcgtcgcacattttattctaaaatcaagtttgaaaagtaggggtttGACAAAtatgctggaaaaaaaatttttgtgaggtaaagttattcaaaaaaacaaaacccgttcatggaaagtacgtttatataaaaaaagttggagtatacaagagcacgccaaacaatctatattaataattccataaacaaaaacctttctttaaatttaaatagaaaaaccaaaactctaacgcgaacgcaagccacttgaatctgacgtgaactaacgtgtcgtagtacacacttaccacgaaagaatgcgggctatcaaatgtagttaactcggcacctgacagaaaGCGCACGTTGTATGCACTcggtgagatatcgatattcggctacgggcgcgcgctctatacgggaagcaacataaccaaacatgacaGATGCGCTGGCTAGACTTTTATAAGAGGTACGCCAcggcaacgcagacaatcaggtaaaggaaataacgtttaaaaacgtctttataagaaaatttacacgtcaaaccaCTTCGtatttttcagttaatttattaagtaagtggtaatgaccgaataaatattagatttttattttaaaatacatagttttatacggaaaagatacctacaaaaagcgctcggcatctactagtgggaccaaaaacatcatgcgacgtttacgcaagaagtttttttatcccaattttgacagcctaaaatatggttgcgacgattaggcgcgtgcgaccattgtgcgataaaacacagtatgtATGTCCGGGTGTTTGACAGACCGTCGCGGCGCGAGCCAGCTGGCTGGCACGGGCGCACCTGCAGAACTGGCTGTGCATCTGCTGCAGGTCCTCCAGTCGCACAGGGAAGCGCAGGTCACACGTCCCCACCATGTTGTGGATCCTGAAGTCCACGAAGCGCACCTGCGCACACGCACTCACCTCACACACAGCTGACACACGACCTCACGCTTCTCAGTGGGAGCGTCCGCCATGCTTAGAGCAGACAATAAACACATGAGGATTATTTGTTTCCCAATACTACTATTGATGAATAACTGTTTTATAATCATTAAATACACTCAGTTCTTTTAGTATATTCAGCTCGCTATTCAGGTTGAGAAAAGTTTCAGAAAACAGAACATAAgatgaaatgttttattttatttatgtaacttaATGAGAttcaaattattgtatttttgtatAACATTATAAATGTTGAATATCTTTGTACAAACTTGTTCACACAAAAATGAATAAGCAATTAACAACTGAAATAGATAGCAAAACCAAGAAAATTAACTTGCAttgcacttttaaaaaaaataattaaaagacaATGAAAAGACTATGTTGCCAAACAAACGTTATTCAATAACTAAAGGTTAAAACTGAAAGCCCAGAAACGACTACACAATAGCTCCCGAGAACCGGCCCTCACGGATAGGAAGCCCCCAGGGACACTCACGGGAAAGCCCAGCTTCTGGATGATGCGCGCGTACTTCCTGGCGGCCAGGTTGACCGCATCCTCGGAGCGCGCCCCGGTCACCACCATCTTGCCCGTCTGGAAGACCAGCGCCGTGGTGTGGGGCTCGTTGATGCGCATCACCACGCCGTTGAAGCGCGCCGGGTTGTACTCGGAGTTGCGCGTGCGGAACGTGATCTTCATGAGGTCCAGAGGGCACGACAGGTTCACCGTCGCCACCACGTTCCTGCGGGACACGCCCCGCTCTCTTCCTGCACCGTCCAGCACACCCGGGCACTTCCCAAACAGCGACCAATGACCACGGCCCTCGGAGGGAGTGTTTGCTAACGAGTTGTAcccgcagggccggtgcaaggtaaattggcaccctaggcgaaaaaccttaatgccccccaccccccgccggacaccacaaaaaaaaattttccttgcctcaaaatacatcacgtaagcctagaCTTGCCATACGTCCCGGTTTCGCCGGGACAGTCCCGGATATACTGGGTTGTCCCGGTGTCCCGCCCGGTTGTTGAAATTGTCCCGGTTTAGATTCAGGGCACAGTTTCTTGGAAATAATTGAGCAAAATTACTAGATCAGAGAATGATTAATCTGCTCTTTTGTGATCAGTAACATTTTGGTAAGTAACACAGTAATACAAATTTACAGAAGTCGGCAGCAGAGAAGTCCGTTGGAGGCGAAGCCTGCAGTCGACATAACCTTGAATCAACCAATACGCATCCCGCCCCCGCGTGATTGTCATTGTCAATATGTTTCCCCACTCTAACAGCGCCAAAATATACCTACCACCTACAAAACTGCCCGACTTGTACCGAGCACTAACGGAATCTCGCGGTAGTCGCAAAGTGAAAAATATGAGTGGTACAACAAgtagaaaactgttttgttttgtaaaaatatcatgtttgtgtaccattatgaataaaataacaaagattatctattctatattttaagtgttttttaaattaatgttttcaaacaccccccccccccccccccccccgaaaccgaCATCCCTAAAACCTAAAGTAAAAAAGACAGAACTGTCCCGGTTGGTCCGTGAAAAAATATGGCAACCctacgtaagcctaagattttgtcaacaatcaaatgaaagctggcttgtttttttttacttttttacttattacaaatcataaacagttCACAGTGgcctttaaataattacttatatcaatataaacattccaaactgttacaaaaatccattttcatctagtttcaataatcaaacatattatatcagctgttatgtgtcgtgctgcgccgc comes from Bacillus rossius redtenbacheri isolate Brsri chromosome 4 unlocalized genomic scaffold, Brsri_v3 Brsri_v3_scf4_2, whole genome shotgun sequence and encodes:
- the LOC134541785 gene encoding uncharacterized protein LOC134541785 isoform X2; translation: MDNSRSAEKPPRLDPAQADMMPPPPPPPPSTSTSTGAAASVTVVPPQALMTAVQPASGEHTLRPVVQNVVATVNLSCPLDLMKITFRTRNSEYNPARFNGVVMRINEPHTTALVFQTGKMVVTGARSEDAVNLAARKYARIIQKLGFPVRFVDFRIHNMVGTCDLRFPVRLEDLQQMHSQFCSFEPELFPGLVYRLVKPRVVLLIFVNGKVVLTGAKTRKELNEAIDTMFPIIKSFKKQ
- the LOC134541785 gene encoding uncharacterized protein LOC134541785 isoform X1 produces the protein MDNSRSAEKPPRLDPAQADMMPPPPPPPPSTSTSTGAAASVTVVPPQALMTAVQPASGEHTLRPVVQNVVATVNLSCPLDLMKITFRTRNSEYNPARFNGVVMRINEPHTTALVFQTGKMVVTGARSEDAVNLAARKYARIIQKLGFPVRFVDFRIHNMVGTCDLRFPVRLEDLQQMHSQFCSFEPELFPGLVYRLVKPRVVLLIFVNGKVVLTGQCTASQPGEKLTLSAWTTDWCRASGFVKMTCGAL